A single region of the Bacteroides luhongzhouii genome encodes:
- a CDS encoding SusF/SusE family outer membrane protein, protein MKKYIYQLLCSLFIGGTMVACTEDYMETDKGHDTLTLSVNQQELVLNEKNHSQEALALSWTTGTNYGSGNRISYTLELAKAGTGFANAYSVDLGTGTYQWTKKVEELNQFLHTQFGIGYAVKAELEARITAVVAGMEDQKQSATTAFTVTTYQPVTTTLYLIGDAAPNGWSADDATAMERTDNGQFTWTGKLNVGSFKFITTLGEFLPSYNRDATAGEELKLVYRTSGDQPDEPFTIDKEATYIVKVNLLDLTLTLTETEDIGWRFEEFFIVGSFTGNGSWGFEALSKDAVQMDLFHYGAVIPWKADGDFKFASVTDFDQADAFFHPTMANAPYTSTSVVLGGDDNKWQMKEAECGKPYKVWFYTGKGKEKMLMRPFTPYEGLYLVGEATPNGWDLGNATPMTKSADSPYIFTWSGTLKAGEMKISCDKQSDWNGDWFMADKSNKAPTGEVETALFVTKSDAELSSMYPDADLGSLDNKWNIQEAGSYRITIDQLKETISIVKQ, encoded by the coding sequence ATGAAGAAATATATATATCAGTTGTTATGCTCTCTTTTCATCGGTGGAACGATGGTTGCCTGTACCGAGGATTATATGGAGACAGATAAAGGACATGATACTCTCACCCTTTCGGTGAATCAACAGGAGCTGGTGTTGAACGAAAAGAACCATAGCCAAGAGGCGCTGGCGCTTTCATGGACTACCGGAACGAATTACGGAAGCGGTAACCGCATCTCTTATACGCTGGAATTGGCTAAGGCAGGGACAGGCTTCGCGAATGCTTATTCGGTAGACTTGGGTACGGGAACGTACCAGTGGACTAAGAAAGTGGAGGAACTCAATCAATTTCTGCATACGCAGTTCGGTATCGGTTATGCCGTGAAAGCGGAGTTGGAAGCACGTATCACAGCTGTTGTTGCCGGAATGGAAGATCAGAAGCAGAGCGCGACAACTGCCTTTACAGTGACTACTTACCAGCCGGTTACTACCACGCTTTACCTGATTGGTGATGCTGCTCCGAACGGATGGAGCGCCGATGACGCAACGGCAATGGAGCGTACGGATAATGGACAGTTTACATGGACAGGAAAACTGAACGTCGGATCGTTCAAGTTTATAACGACTTTAGGAGAATTCCTGCCGTCGTACAACCGTGACGCTACTGCCGGAGAAGAACTCAAACTAGTTTATCGTACATCGGGTGACCAACCGGACGAACCGTTTACAATTGATAAAGAGGCAACTTACATCGTAAAAGTAAACCTGTTAGACCTAACGTTGACACTTACCGAAACAGAAGATATTGGCTGGAGATTTGAAGAATTTTTCATTGTCGGTTCGTTTACCGGTAATGGTAGTTGGGGATTTGAGGCATTGTCTAAAGATGCTGTCCAGATGGATCTGTTCCATTATGGAGCCGTGATTCCCTGGAAAGCAGACGGAGATTTTAAGTTCGCTTCTGTGACGGATTTCGATCAGGCGGATGCTTTCTTCCATCCTACCATGGCTAATGCTCCGTACACTTCGACATCAGTAGTGCTTGGAGGTGACGATAATAAATGGCAGATGAAGGAAGCCGAATGTGGCAAGCCTTATAAAGTATGGTTCTACACAGGAAAAGGAAAAGAAAAGATGCTGATGCGTCCGTTCACTCCTTACGAAGGATTGTATCTGGTGGGTGAGGCAACTCCGAACGGATGGGATTTAGGCAATGCTACTCCGATGACTAAGAGTGCCGACAGTCCTTACATCTTTACCTGGAGCGGCACGCTGAAGGCAGGTGAGATGAAGATATCCTGCGATAAACAGTCAGACTGGAATGGAGACTGGTTTATGGCGGATAAGAGCAATAAGGCTCCGACGGGTGAAGTAGAGACGGCATTGTTCGTTACCAAGTCGGATGCGGAGTTGAGCAGTATGTATCCGGATGCAGATTTGGGTAGTTTGGATAATAAGTGGAATATTCAGGAAGCCGGTTCTTATCGGATTACGATTGACCAGTTGAAAGAGACGATTTCGATTGTGAAACAATAA
- a CDS encoding RagB/SusD family nutrient uptake outer membrane protein → MFAILALTSCNDFLDKYPKYGVDPESEVTNEIAVALTTACYKTLQSSNMYNQRIWSLDIIAGNSEVGAGGGTDGLETVQASNFIAQSDNGFALYVWRSPWVGIGRCNIVLSNLPSASISDEIKTRCMGEAYFLRAHYYYILVRLYGGVPLRLTPFEPGESTDIARNTVDEVYAQILSDCKNAVTMLPPKSSYGDANRGRACKEAAMAMLADIYLTLAPNHRDYYNEVVTLCNNIAAMGYDLTQCNYADNFNATINNGAESLFEVQYSGSTEYDFWGGDNQSSWLSTFMGPRNSGMVAGAYGWNLPTEEFFKQYEDGDLRKDITVLYQGCPAFDGMEYRRSWSNTGYNVRKFLVSKTVSPEYNTNPNNFVVYRYADVLLKKAEALNEQGHPDQAAEPLNIVRKRAGLTELPTTLTQTEMREKIIHERRMELAFEGHRWFDMIRIDNGNYALTFLKSIGKNNVTKERLLLPIPQTEMDSNHLMTQNPGY, encoded by the coding sequence ATGTTTGCCATATTGGCATTGACATCATGTAATGATTTCTTAGATAAATATCCTAAATATGGCGTCGATCCCGAATCGGAAGTGACGAACGAGATTGCTGTGGCACTGACTACTGCCTGCTACAAGACGCTTCAGTCATCTAATATGTATAACCAGCGTATCTGGAGCCTCGACATCATTGCAGGCAACAGTGAAGTAGGGGCCGGAGGAGGTACTGACGGTTTGGAGACTGTTCAGGCTTCCAATTTCATTGCTCAGAGCGACAACGGCTTTGCCTTGTATGTATGGCGTTCTCCGTGGGTAGGGATCGGACGTTGCAACATTGTGCTTTCCAATCTGCCTTCGGCATCTATCTCCGATGAGATAAAGACTCGTTGCATGGGTGAGGCTTATTTCCTGCGTGCACATTATTATTATATACTGGTTCGCCTGTATGGTGGAGTACCTTTGCGTTTAACCCCGTTTGAACCGGGAGAATCTACGGATATTGCCCGTAATACGGTAGATGAGGTATATGCTCAAATCCTTTCCGACTGTAAGAATGCGGTGACTATGCTTCCTCCGAAAAGCAGTTATGGAGATGCCAACAGGGGACGTGCCTGTAAAGAGGCTGCAATGGCTATGCTGGCAGATATTTACCTGACACTGGCTCCTAATCATCGTGACTATTATAATGAAGTAGTGACCTTGTGCAATAACATTGCTGCAATGGGATATGATCTGACTCAATGCAATTATGCCGATAACTTTAATGCTACAATCAATAATGGTGCAGAATCTCTCTTCGAAGTGCAATACTCCGGTAGTACGGAATATGACTTCTGGGGCGGTGATAACCAGTCATCCTGGCTGTCTACCTTCATGGGGCCTCGTAATTCGGGTATGGTAGCCGGTGCTTATGGATGGAACTTGCCTACGGAAGAGTTCTTCAAGCAATACGAAGACGGTGATTTGCGGAAAGACATCACTGTGTTGTATCAGGGCTGTCCTGCTTTTGACGGCATGGAATACAGACGTTCCTGGTCGAATACGGGTTATAACGTACGTAAGTTCCTTGTGTCGAAAACCGTCTCTCCGGAGTATAATACCAACCCCAACAATTTTGTAGTATACCGTTATGCGGATGTCTTGCTGAAGAAAGCGGAAGCCTTGAATGAGCAGGGACATCCGGATCAGGCTGCCGAACCGCTGAATATCGTTCGTAAGCGTGCCGGACTGACAGAGCTGCCGACTACTTTGACGCAGACCGAAATGAGAGAAAAGATTATTCACGAACGCCGGATGGAACTTGCTTTTGAGGGACACCGCTGGTTCGATATGATCCGGATTGATAATGGAAATTATGCATTGACATTCCTGAAATCCATCGGTAAGAATAATGTGACTAAAGAACGTCTCCTGTTGCCTATTCCGCAGACGGAGATGGACTCCAATCACCTGATGACTCAAAATCCCGGTTATTAA
- a CDS encoding glycoside hydrolase family 31 protein: MIRYRLWVWMLCLMFPTWMWAENTTRTCSSFTQQGRQVTFHLTDSAALQLQLCSSSVVKIWFSPDGQLQRRNASFAVINEELEEVGTIHVDEQAACYEIFTPKLRIRVNKSPMSLQIFDKYQKLLFSDYADKGHVSEGTKKVEYKVLRRDEHFFGLGEKAGKMDRRGESYKMWNSDKPCYSVVEDPLYKSIPFFMSNYRYGIFLDNTYKTEFKFGTESRDYYSFEAPNGEMVYYFIFGKDYKEIISQYVGLTGKPIMPPKWALGFAQCRGLLTSEKLSREIAEGYRKRGIPCDIIYQDIGWTEYLQDFEWRKGNYENPKKMLSDLKEMGFKVVVSQDPVIAQANKKQWEEADRLGYFVKDNTNGKSYDMPWPWGGNCGVVDFTLPAVADWWGAYQQKPIDDGISGFWTDMGEPAWSNEEQTERLVMKHHLGMHDEIHNVYGLTWDKVVKEQFEKRNPDRRVFQMTRAAYAGLQRYTFGWTGDSGNGDDVLQGWGQLANQIPVMLSAGLGLIPFSSCDITGYCGDIEDYPAMAELYTRWIQFGAFNPLSRIHHEGDNPVEPWLFGPEAEKNAKAAIELKYRLLPYIYTYAREAYDTGLPIMRPLFLEYPMDMETFSTDAQFMFGRELLVAPVVKKGARTKNVYLPEGTWIDYNNKQTVYTGEQWTTVDAPLSSVPMFVKQGSIIPTMPVMNYTHEKPVYPLTFEIFPAQEGAQAVFTLYEDEGENLGYQRDEFVKTPIVCSTLANGYELTVSAREGKGYTVPGPRNLLFRIYSAKAPKEVTAKGKKIKKVKPERLEENLENDTETVAWSWDKETGVCSVRVPDKGVDEKIVIISK, from the coding sequence ATGATTAGATATAGATTATGGGTATGGATGTTGTGCCTGATGTTTCCAACATGGATGTGGGCGGAAAATACGACACGTACATGCTCCTCTTTTACACAGCAGGGACGTCAGGTGACTTTTCACCTGACGGACAGTGCCGCGTTGCAATTGCAACTTTGTAGCTCTTCCGTCGTGAAAATCTGGTTCTCACCCGACGGGCAATTGCAGCGAAGAAATGCTTCGTTTGCAGTGATTAATGAAGAACTGGAAGAGGTAGGAACTATTCATGTGGATGAACAGGCGGCCTGTTACGAGATATTTACTCCGAAGTTGCGTATCCGGGTGAATAAATCTCCGATGAGTCTTCAGATATTCGATAAATATCAGAAACTCTTGTTTAGCGATTATGCCGATAAAGGTCATGTCAGTGAAGGAACGAAGAAGGTGGAATATAAAGTGCTTCGTCGTGACGAGCACTTCTTCGGACTTGGTGAGAAAGCGGGAAAGATGGATCGTCGTGGCGAGTCTTATAAGATGTGGAATAGTGACAAACCTTGTTATAGTGTGGTAGAAGATCCTCTTTACAAGAGTATTCCTTTCTTTATGAGCAATTATCGGTATGGTATTTTTCTTGATAACACCTATAAGACAGAATTCAAATTCGGAACGGAAAGCCGTGATTATTACAGTTTTGAAGCGCCGAACGGGGAAATGGTATATTACTTTATCTTCGGTAAAGACTATAAAGAAATCATCAGCCAATATGTCGGACTGACCGGAAAACCTATCATGCCGCCGAAATGGGCGTTGGGTTTTGCCCAATGCCGCGGTCTGTTGACAAGTGAAAAGTTAAGCCGTGAAATAGCCGAAGGCTACCGGAAACGGGGAATCCCTTGTGATATTATCTATCAGGATATCGGCTGGACAGAATACTTGCAGGATTTCGAATGGCGCAAAGGAAACTATGAAAACCCCAAAAAGATGCTTTCGGATTTGAAGGAGATGGGTTTTAAGGTAGTCGTATCTCAAGACCCGGTAATTGCACAAGCCAATAAAAAACAATGGGAAGAAGCAGACCGCTTAGGATATTTTGTAAAGGACAATACGAACGGCAAAAGCTACGATATGCCCTGGCCGTGGGGTGGGAACTGCGGAGTGGTGGACTTCACCCTGCCTGCCGTAGCCGACTGGTGGGGGGCTTATCAGCAGAAACCGATTGATGATGGTATCTCCGGCTTCTGGACAGATATGGGCGAACCTGCCTGGAGTAACGAAGAGCAGACGGAACGCCTGGTGATGAAGCACCATTTGGGTATGCACGATGAAATCCATAACGTCTATGGCCTGACCTGGGACAAAGTGGTGAAGGAGCAATTTGAAAAGAGGAACCCGGACCGTCGTGTTTTCCAAATGACTCGTGCTGCTTATGCCGGATTGCAACGTTATACGTTCGGCTGGACGGGTGATAGCGGAAACGGAGACGACGTATTGCAAGGTTGGGGACAATTAGCCAATCAGATTCCTGTAATGCTTTCCGCAGGGTTGGGATTAATCCCATTTTCTTCCTGTGATATTACCGGTTACTGTGGGGATATTGAGGATTATCCGGCTATGGCGGAACTCTATACCCGTTGGATTCAATTCGGTGCATTCAATCCTCTGAGCCGTATCCATCATGAGGGAGATAATCCGGTGGAACCATGGCTTTTCGGCCCGGAAGCGGAAAAGAACGCGAAAGCAGCTATCGAACTGAAATATCGTTTGTTGCCGTATATCTACACTTACGCCCGCGAAGCGTATGATACAGGATTGCCTATCATGCGGCCTCTGTTTCTCGAATATCCAATGGATATGGAAACTTTCTCTACGGATGCTCAATTCATGTTCGGTCGTGAATTGTTGGTAGCCCCTGTGGTGAAGAAAGGTGCCCGCACAAAGAACGTGTATCTTCCCGAAGGTACATGGATAGACTACAACAACAAGCAGACGGTCTACACCGGAGAGCAGTGGACTACGGTTGATGCTCCCTTGTCCTCTGTTCCTATGTTTGTGAAGCAAGGTTCTATCATCCCCACCATGCCGGTGATGAACTACACCCATGAGAAACCGGTATATCCACTTACTTTTGAAATCTTCCCCGCACAGGAAGGCGCACAGGCAGTCTTTACTCTTTACGAAGATGAAGGAGAAAACTTAGGATACCAGCGTGATGAATTTGTCAAAACACCGATTGTTTGCAGCACTCTGGCAAATGGATATGAACTGACAGTCTCTGCCCGTGAAGGAAAAGGATACACTGTCCCCGGTCCGAGAAATCTGTTGTTCCGTATTTATTCTGCAAAAGCTCCGAAAGAGGTAACTGCCAAAGGAAAGAAGATAAAGAAGGTAAAACCGGAACGATTGGAAGAAAATTTAGAGAATGATACGGAAACTGTGGCGTGGAGTTGGGATAAAGAAACTGGTGTCTGCAGTGTACGAGTACCTGATAAAGGTGTTGATGAAAAGATTGTGATTATCTCTAAGTAG
- a CDS encoding glycoside hydrolase family 66 protein, translating to MKKIIYLVAAFLCMACSDDHGSNQENGGASGGVTEVTPVTSDLSVELSTDKAFYKPGEKVVFTAEDALPAGTKVRYRLLGEIVGEESVNGTSWTWQPPTTDFKGYMAELYRQENGTDVIVGTIAVDVSSDPARFPRYGFVADFSREKTAGKTQEEMAYLNRHHINWVQFQDWHNKHHWPLGGTRTQLDEVYMDIANREVYTSSVKNYIEAQHRFGMKSMFYNLCFGALKDAATDGVKEEWYLFKDASHTTKDSHDLPGGWKSNIYLVDPSNKEWQKYLNERNDDVYANFAFDGYQIDQLGRRSTLYNYKGIPVNLREGYASFIEATKQAHPDKSLVMNAVSRYGARQIGETGKVDFFYNEVWADEADFTNLKAILYENGVYGNYQLNTVFAAYMNYNKADNRGEFNTPGILLTDAVMFALGGSHLELGGDHMLCKEYFPNENLTMSEELKTAMVRYYDFLTSYQNLLRDGGTENRVSIDCTNGEMRLNSWPPQQGSVTTYAKQVGGKQVIHLLNFSQANSLSWRDVDGTMPEPALITKAALQMNLSAKVNKLWVASPDAHGGALQELAFTQENGIVSFTLPSLKYWTMIVAE from the coding sequence ATGAAGAAAATAATATATTTGGTGGCTGCTTTCCTGTGTATGGCTTGCAGTGACGATCATGGGTCGAACCAGGAGAATGGAGGAGCTTCGGGCGGTGTCACCGAAGTGACTCCGGTAACATCGGATTTAAGTGTGGAACTGTCTACAGATAAGGCTTTCTATAAACCGGGGGAGAAAGTGGTGTTTACAGCAGAAGATGCGTTGCCTGCCGGAACTAAAGTTCGCTATCGTCTTTTAGGGGAGATTGTCGGAGAAGAGTCGGTAAATGGTACCAGTTGGACATGGCAACCGCCTACTACTGATTTCAAAGGATATATGGCGGAACTGTACCGCCAGGAGAATGGTACGGATGTAATTGTCGGTACGATTGCGGTAGATGTATCCAGTGATCCGGCACGTTTCCCCCGTTATGGTTTTGTCGCTGATTTCAGTCGGGAGAAGACGGCCGGGAAGACACAGGAAGAGATGGCGTATCTGAATCGTCATCACATCAATTGGGTACAGTTTCAGGACTGGCATAATAAACATCACTGGCCGTTGGGTGGTACACGCACGCAGTTGGACGAAGTATATATGGACATCGCTAACCGGGAGGTTTATACAAGTTCTGTGAAGAATTACATTGAAGCGCAGCATCGTTTCGGCATGAAGTCTATGTTTTACAATCTTTGTTTCGGGGCGTTGAAGGATGCAGCTACGGACGGGGTGAAGGAGGAATGGTATTTGTTTAAGGATGCTTCTCACACTACTAAAGACAGTCACGATCTGCCGGGCGGATGGAAAAGTAATATTTATCTGGTAGATCCTTCTAATAAGGAATGGCAGAAATATTTGAACGAAAGGAATGATGATGTATATGCGAACTTTGCCTTCGACGGCTATCAGATAGACCAGTTGGGACGACGCAGCACGTTGTACAATTACAAGGGTATTCCGGTCAATCTGCGTGAAGGATATGCTTCTTTTATTGAAGCGACGAAGCAGGCTCATCCGGACAAAAGTTTGGTGATGAATGCGGTCAGCCGTTACGGTGCCCGTCAGATTGGGGAGACTGGTAAAGTTGATTTCTTCTATAATGAGGTGTGGGCGGATGAGGCTGATTTTACCAATCTGAAAGCCATTCTTTATGAAAATGGAGTATATGGCAATTATCAGTTGAATACGGTTTTTGCAGCTTATATGAATTATAATAAAGCGGATAACCGGGGAGAATTTAATACGCCGGGTATCTTATTGACAGATGCTGTCATGTTTGCTTTGGGTGGTTCGCACCTTGAACTGGGAGGCGATCACATGTTGTGCAAAGAGTACTTCCCGAATGAGAATCTGACAATGAGCGAAGAATTGAAAACAGCGATGGTTCGTTATTATGATTTTCTGACTTCTTATCAGAATCTGCTTCGTGACGGTGGTACGGAAAATCGTGTTTCCATAGATTGTACCAATGGCGAAATGAGATTGAATAGTTGGCCTCCTCAACAGGGATCAGTTACTACTTATGCCAAGCAGGTAGGTGGCAAGCAAGTCATACATCTTCTTAATTTCTCGCAAGCGAACAGTCTTAGCTGGAGAGATGTGGACGGTACGATGCCGGAACCGGCTTTGATTACGAAAGCGGCTTTGCAAATGAATCTGTCGGCAAAGGTGAATAAGTTATGGGTAGCGTCGCCGGATGCACACGGAGGAGCCTTGCAGGAATTGGCCTTTACGCAGGAGAACGGAATTGTCTCTTTTACATTGCCTTCCTTGAAATATTGGACAATGATTGTGGCTGAATAA
- a CDS encoding SusC/RagA family TonB-linked outer membrane protein, producing MKQSMKSKGFERRLLLIMCGLFLSLSAFAQQISIKGHVVDATGEPVIGASVVEGRTTNGTITDIDGNFSLSVSANSTLTISFVGYKTQTVPVNGKNSLKVTLQEDTEVLDEVVVVGYGTMKKSDLTGAVSSVGVKDIKDSPVANIGQAMQGKVSGVQIIDAGKPGDNVTIKIRGLGTINNSNPLIVIDGIPTDLGLSSLNMADVERVDVLKDASATAIYGSRGANGVVMITSKRGAEGAGKVTVNANWAIQNATKVPDMLNAAQYAALSNDMLSNNNDNTNPYWADPSLLGTGTNWLDEMLRTGVKQSYSVSYSGGTEKAHYYVSGGFLDQSGIVESVNYRRFNFQANSDAQVNKWLKFTTNLTFSTDVKEGGSYSIGDAMKALPTQPVKNEDGSWSGPGQEAQWYGSVRNPIGTLYMMTNETKGYNFLANITGEIAFTKWLKLKSTFGYDAKFWFVDNFTPAYDWKPNPVEESSRYKSDNKAFTYLWDNYFVFDHTFARKHRVGVMAGSSAQWNNYDYLNAQKNIFMFDNIHEMDNGEKMYSIGGSQSDWALLSLMARLNYSYEDKYLLTATVRRDGSSRFGKNNRWGTFPSVSLAWRISQEEWFPKDNSPVNDLKLRIGYGVTGNQEIGNYGFVASYNTGVYPFGNNNSTALVSTTLSNPNIHWEEVRQTNFGVDMSLFNSRVNLSLDAYIKKTTDMLVKASIPITSGFEDTTETFTNAGKMRNKGVEMTLRTINLKGLFSWESALTATYNKNEILDLNSETPMFINQIGNSYVTMLRAGYPINVFYGYMTDGLFQNWDEVNRHATQPGAAPGDIRFRDLNNDGVINDEDRTVIGNPNPNWFFSLSNNFSYKGWELSVFLQGVSGNKIYNANNVDNEGMAAAYNQTTAVLNRWTGEGTSNSMPRAIWGDPNQNCRVSDRFVENGSYLRLKNITLSYTLPKKWMQKIQLENARISFSCENVATITGYSGFDPEVDVNGIDSSRYPISRTFSMGLNFNF from the coding sequence ATGAAACAGAGTATGAAGTCGAAAGGCTTTGAACGCCGCCTCTTACTGATAATGTGTGGCTTGTTCCTATCTCTTAGTGCATTCGCACAACAGATTTCCATAAAAGGACATGTAGTAGATGCCACGGGCGAGCCGGTGATCGGTGCCAGTGTGGTAGAAGGACGTACAACGAACGGTACGATTACCGATATAGACGGTAACTTCTCATTAAGCGTTTCTGCCAACAGTACGCTGACTATTTCTTTTGTCGGCTATAAGACGCAGACAGTTCCCGTGAACGGGAAAAACTCATTGAAAGTAACCTTGCAGGAAGATACGGAAGTATTGGACGAAGTAGTAGTGGTGGGTTACGGAACAATGAAAAAGAGCGATTTGACCGGTGCCGTATCTTCTGTCGGAGTGAAGGACATCAAAGACTCTCCGGTAGCCAATATCGGTCAGGCAATGCAGGGAAAAGTATCCGGCGTGCAGATTATCGATGCCGGTAAACCGGGTGATAATGTCACCATTAAGATCCGTGGCTTGGGGACGATCAATAACAGTAACCCGCTGATTGTCATTGACGGAATTCCTACCGACTTGGGATTGTCTTCCTTGAATATGGCTGATGTGGAACGGGTAGACGTATTGAAGGATGCTTCGGCAACAGCTATCTACGGTTCGCGTGGTGCAAACGGTGTGGTGATGATTACCAGTAAACGTGGTGCCGAAGGTGCCGGAAAAGTAACGGTAAACGCAAACTGGGCTATCCAGAATGCCACTAAAGTGCCCGATATGCTGAATGCCGCGCAATATGCCGCCTTGAGCAATGATATGCTGTCTAACAATAACGATAATACGAATCCTTACTGGGCAGATCCTTCTTTATTGGGAACAGGAACGAACTGGCTCGATGAGATGCTACGTACGGGAGTGAAGCAAAGCTACTCGGTTAGCTATTCCGGTGGTACGGAAAAGGCACATTACTATGTATCCGGTGGTTTCCTCGATCAGTCCGGTATCGTAGAAAGCGTTAATTACCGCCGCTTCAACTTTCAGGCAAATAGCGATGCCCAGGTTAATAAATGGTTGAAGTTCACTACCAACCTGACGTTCAGCACTGACGTGAAAGAAGGAGGAAGCTATAGCATCGGAGATGCCATGAAAGCACTTCCCACCCAGCCGGTGAAGAATGAAGACGGTAGCTGGAGCGGTCCCGGACAGGAAGCGCAATGGTATGGAAGTGTCCGCAACCCGATCGGCACACTGTACATGATGACTAACGAGACAAAAGGATATAACTTCCTGGCAAACATCACCGGAGAGATTGCCTTTACCAAATGGTTGAAGTTGAAAAGTACCTTTGGTTATGATGCCAAATTCTGGTTTGTCGACAACTTTACTCCGGCTTACGACTGGAAGCCGAATCCGGTAGAAGAATCTTCCCGTTATAAGAGCGACAATAAAGCCTTTACCTATTTGTGGGATAATTATTTTGTATTCGACCATACTTTTGCCCGGAAACATCGCGTAGGTGTAATGGCTGGTTCTTCCGCCCAATGGAACAACTACGATTACCTGAATGCTCAAAAGAATATCTTTATGTTTGATAATATCCATGAGATGGACAACGGCGAGAAGATGTACAGTATCGGCGGCAGCCAGAGCGACTGGGCACTGCTTTCTCTGATGGCACGTCTCAACTATTCTTACGAGGATAAATACCTGCTTACAGCCACTGTGCGCCGTGACGGTTCCTCCCGCTTCGGTAAGAACAACCGTTGGGGAACATTCCCTTCCGTTTCTCTGGCATGGCGTATTTCGCAGGAAGAATGGTTCCCGAAAGACAACTCGCCGGTGAATGACCTCAAACTGCGTATCGGATACGGTGTGACCGGTAATCAGGAAATCGGTAACTACGGCTTTGTTGCTTCCTACAATACGGGAGTCTATCCTTTCGGCAACAACAATTCCACCGCTTTGGTATCTACCACCCTTTCCAATCCGAATATTCATTGGGAAGAAGTACGCCAAACCAACTTCGGTGTGGATATGAGCCTGTTCAATTCACGTGTCAACCTTTCGCTGGATGCCTATATCAAGAAGACAACTGACATGTTGGTGAAAGCTTCCATCCCTATCACCTCCGGTTTTGAAGATACTACTGAAACCTTTACCAATGCCGGAAAGATGCGTAACAAAGGAGTGGAAATGACTCTGCGCACCATCAACCTGAAAGGTCTTTTCTCCTGGGAATCCGCTTTAACGGCTACCTATAACAAGAATGAAATTCTGGACCTGAACAGCGAAACCCCGATGTTTATCAATCAGATAGGTAACTCATACGTGACTATGCTTAGAGCCGGTTATCCCATCAATGTATTCTACGGATACATGACCGACGGACTTTTCCAAAACTGGGACGAAGTAAACCGCCACGCCACCCAACCGGGAGCCGCTCCGGGTGACATTCGTTTCCGGGATTTGAATAACGATGGAGTCATCAACGATGAAGACCGTACCGTTATCGGCAACCCGAATCCGAACTGGTTCTTCTCTTTAAGCAATAATTTCTCTTATAAAGGATGGGAACTCTCCGTTTTCCTGCAAGGCGTATCGGGAAACAAGATTTATAACGCCAACAATGTTGACAACGAAGGAATGGCAGCCGCTTACAACCAGACCACAGCCGTATTGAACCGCTGGACGGGTGAAGGAACCAGTAACTCTATGCCCCGTGCCATTTGGGGAGACCCGAACCAAAACTGCCGTGTATCCGACAGGTTTGTGGAAAACGGTTCCTATCTCCGTCTGAAGAATATCACGCTTTCGTATACACTGCCCAAAAAGTGGATGCAAAAGATTCAACTGGAAAATGCCCGCATCTCTTTCTCTTGCGAGAATGTGGCAACTATCACCGGATATTCCGGCTTCGACCCGGAAGTTGACGTCAATGGTATCGACAGCAGCCGCTACCCGATCTCACGTACGTTCAGCATGGGCTTGAACTTTAACTTTTAA